The genomic window TCTTTTTGAAATGCCCATTCTGCCAAAAATCATAGAAAAGATTTCTTTTGCTGAAAGGAGTAGAGCAAATTATTAACTGCCCTCCTCGAGAGATGCTGGGGCTTGCGGCTTGCCATATTTCTTTATCAAGCCCGTAAGGGAAATGAGCAAATTCATCGAATATAATTAAATCAGCTGAAAAGCCTCTTATTGTCTTCGGGTTTGATGGCAATGAATAAATTGCTCCTTTGCTAAAAACTATGCTTGATTTTGTTTCTTCTTGTTTTTGTATTATAAAATCATTTTCAAGTGTGTGGAGATGATTATAAATATATTCCATTAGATGTTTGCTCTGCCTTTCGGATGGAGATATAATTAATGTTGTTTTATCAAGGAGCAATGAATTAAGAAGCCCCCAGCATGCAAGTAAATCGCTTATTCCAACTTGCCTTGATTTATTTATTATTACATTTTCGCCGCCGCAAAACTGCTTTAAAATATCTATCTGATAATCATACATTTCTTTGCCTTCTTTCCTGAATATATTTTTTGCAATTGTTATTATTTTTTCATTCATTTTTCCTTCAAATAATCTTTTAAAACTGAAATATCAATTTTGCCGCTGTGTTCCATTTTCATTTGCTCCTTCTTTCCAAATTCATCCCAAAATCTTCTTTCAAGAAGCCATGCCGCCGCCTGCCATGAGCCATCTGTTGCCGCCTTCTGTATTAGCTGAAGATTATTTTTTATGAATTCTCCAACAGCTTTTTTATATTCTGTATAAAACTTCCTATGCAAAGCACTTTTTCCTTCCTCCCCCTGCTTTTTCCATCTACAAAAGCACTCCTGGGTTATGCCTATAACATCGGCTATTTTGCCATCTGGAAGCCCCTGCTTTGCCAAATCATACACAATTTTTATTATTTCATCATTTAACTTTGTTTTTCTGCCCATTTTATCGCCTTTTTTACAAATTTACCTGTAAAAATGAATAAGAAAATAGTAATTATAGATAATTCAATTTTTGCTTCTTTATATTCATTAAAATGAAGTATAAGATAATCATTTGTGCATCCTAAAAGAAAAATATAGTATAAGAAGTAAAAATGAAATAAAAGAAGGATATCCATAACTAAATCAAAGTAGCTGCTTTCTAATTTTCTTTTCAAGCTCTCTATAAATTTCCCTAACTTTTTCAATTTCATCTTTACTTCTTTTAAACTTTTTATGCTTTTCATCCCAAAACTTCAAATGGAAATTTCTGCCATTTACCTCTTGCAAATAAATAAAGAAGGGAGAAAGGGGGGCCTCATTGCTTTTCATGCATATCTTCGGCTAAAGCTATTGCTATTGCACACCCAAGCCCAACAAGGGCACAAGCAAGCCCTGTCTCGGACGGCAATGTGCCAATTACGCCCTGCAATGCACTTCCAAGTATCCAGAATATTAGCCCCAGCGGTATCCCATATGCAAATGCTGCCGCTATTCTTTTTCCTAATGCTGCCATTTTTACACCTGTGGGGCAAATTTGGCAAAGCCATCAAAGCCAGCATTTAATAAGCTTGAATTGCCGCCCTTTAGGCGATGAATGCAAAAAATCTTTTTTGCCTTTGCCCCACAATAATAAATTATTTTTTGCAATTTCTTTATAAATATTTCGCCCTAAAAGTGCCTTTACCCAGATGACTATATTATTATTTTTTTATTATATTATTATTTTTCCAACATATCGATATCGATAATACATATCGATATCTCACTAAATTAATTTGCATTCATTTTCAAGTGCCTTTACCCAGCCATCTTTTACACAAAACCCCCTACTTTTTGTTGAAATTTTTCATTCGCAAATCCTCAAATCAGCCATAACCTCATCATAAATTTTCTTTAAATCATTTTCATCCATGAATGCGTAATGTTCGGCATCAACATCCCTCAATGAATGCCCCATTAAAATGCGCTTTGCAAAATAATTTCCATTTCTCCTATCCCATTCCTGGCTAAAGAATTTTCTCAAATCCATTATTCTTATTTTGCTTTTTCTAAAATGCTTTGAAATGCCGCTGAAGAATGGCTTTCCTTTTACATCTTTAAAATAGCATCGCAGCACCGCCTGCGCCTCCCTGCTGAAGAACGAAATGCGATGCCTTTTTGTCTTTGAATTTCCAGCCCTCACATATACAATTCTATTAGCCAAGTCAATATCATCCTTATTGAGCTTGTATAATTCCTCAGCTCTCAAGCCTGAAGTAGCCCCTAAAAGAATTAATGCCCTGAATATCTTTTTATTTCCCTTGTATTCCTTGCTTTCCATTTCATTTATTAGATTTCTTATATCATCTATGGTTATTTTCCTTGCTGAATAATGTTTCATCTTTGGTATTTCTATTTCATCCGCCCAATCAATTTTTAAATATCTTAAAAATTTTCTTATCTGAAATGCTTTCTTTCTGAATGTTTCTACATCATCCTTTGTTTTAAGTTTAATTAGATAATTGATTGTTCTTTCCTTGCTTATGCCATTTTTTTGTGATGCTAAATAATCCTGCAATATTTTTTCTATATTCTTGAGCCAGCGCCTGCTTTCAATTTTCAGCGATATTTTTTTAAGATATAAATCAAGCTCCAAATCAAGCCCTCCTAACTCGCCTCCTAAGCTGCAAGCCGCGGGTTCAAAATGCAACTTGCAATGCAAGTTGCTTGAAAATCCCGCCACGCCCGCTTTTCTTTACAAAATTTTTAAAAATTATTTTTTAATTCCATATAGAGGACAATGGTAGCAATTTTGTTTACCTCCACATCTGAAAGCCTCAGCTTTTTTCTACCATTGTCCTCGTCCTTTTTAACTTAAAGCAAAAATTAAATTCTTTTTTGTTTTTCAGTAGCATGAAAAAAATTGCCTTGCTTGTGGTTGTGTTGATTTGTCCTGCAAGTCTTGCAATTCCAGAAAAATTTAGCTGGCAGGATATAAATGGTGTTGATTTTACAACCCCAGTGAAAAATCAGGAGCCATGTCCGAGTTGTGAGGCATATGCAATTGTTGCTTCTCTTGAAACGATGGTTCAGTATAAAGTAGGATATCCTTTTGGATGCGATTTATCAGAAGCACATCTTTTTTTCTGTAGCGGTGGAACATGTAAATGGGGAGTAAATGTTACTGATGCAGCCAATTATGTTGTTAATTATGGAGTTCCAGATGAAGGTTGTTTTCCAGACCCTCATAGAAAGACGGATTCATCCTGTGATTCTATTCCTGGATGGGAAAACAGAACGGTAAGGATAAAGGAATGGGGATGGGTAAGTAATGATATGGAAAGTATTAAAAAGTCATTAATAGAACATGGTCCTCTTGTGATATGTATATATGTATGGGAAGATTTTATGCATTATAGAGGAGGTATATACACCCATAAGTGGGGTAGATTAAAAGGAGGACATCTTATAACATTGGTTGGGTATGATGATATAGAGCGATGCTGGATATGCAAAAATAGCTGGGGTAAAAATTGGGGGGAGAATGGATGGGTAAGAATATCATACGATGCAAATTTATTCATAAATAACTGTTACGGGGGGACTGGCATACTCTATTTAGAAGGAGTTTATGGAAATTTTATGCCGGATGTTCCAAAAATTTATATTGAAAAGCCAAGAAGGTATCATACATATATATTTGGAAAGGAGATCCCATCCATCTTTGGAAGAGTATTTGTTCAGGTTGGAATTCCAAGAGTTATTGGATTTACATATGTAGAAGCAAATGTAACAAATGCTGAAAAGGTTGAATTTTATGTTGATGGAAATTTAAAGGAAGTTGACTATGAGCCACCTTTTTCCTTTAAACTCAATGAAAAATTTGGATTGCATACAGTAGAAGCATTTGCATATAAGGGTGAGAATGTTTCAAAAAGCATAGTGGATGTTTTTGTGATTTAGATGAGTTTTTCAAAGATATTTATCCTTTTTATTATTTTTAATTTTGTATATGAGGCAAGTGGCAGTGTATTGATAAGTGAAGTATATTATTATGCCCGCCCTAACAGAAATAATGAATATATATGCATAATAAATTCTGGAGAAGATGAAATATCTCTTGATGGATGGTATATAACGATTGATCCATTAAAAAATTTCAGCGAGCAAAATAAAATATTTCTTCCAAGCATAAATATGGCAAGAGGAGAAAAAATTTATCTAACCCAGAATGGAACATCTTTTAAAATGGAAACTGGTTTTGAAGCTAACTATGAATGGAATGATTGCTCTTCTTTGCCAGATATTAAAAAATATGGAAATTTTGCTCTTTCAAACAGCGGAGAAATAATATGCCTGAAAGATAGATATAACAATACAGTTGATGTGGTTGTTTATGGAAATGCATCTTTTAACGAAGGATGGAATGGGAAAAGCATAGATGGGGTAAAGGAAGGAATTGTTTTAAGGAGAAAAGATAATATTGATACAAATTCAAGTTTTGAATGGGAATATAACAGAACATATATAATTGGTCAATCTGATTTTCCTCCATTCAAAGGAAAAGCAAGTAAAGCAAAAGTTTTTTGTTCCCCAGATTGCTCATATAGTTCAATTGAAAAGGAAATAAGAAATGCGAGTAAAATTCTTCTGAATTTGTATCTATTTACAAATCCATTTCTTGCTGATTTGCTTGAAAAGTCAAATGCGGATATAAAACTACTGCTCGATGGAAATGTTATTGGGGGAATACCAATGGAAGAAAGATATATTGCCTATAATTTAAACAAAAAGGAGCTTGTAAGATATATGATGGGCAATGAAAAAGAAGGCATATACAAAAGATATGAATATAATCATGCAAAATATGCTGTAATAGATAACAGCAGGGTTATAATAGCATCAGCAAACTGGGGCAAGAGCGGCGTGCCAGTCGATGCTTCTTATGGTAATAGAGAATGGGGGATAATAATTGAGGATGAAGGCATTGCAAATTTTCTTTCAAATGTTTTTGAAGACGACTGGAACCCCTCGATGCAGGACAGCATAAAATTCGATGAAAATAGCATCACGCACGGCAGGCCCCCGCGCGATTATTCGATAAGCTATTTTATTCCAGAGGGATATTATAGTCCAAAATTTAGTCCTCTGTATGTAAATTCTTCTTTTGCCTATACAGTCATTCTTTCCCCTGATAATTCTGAAGAAGAAATAATAAATTTAATAAATTCTGCAGAAAAAAGAATTCTTGTTGAGCAGAATTATATAGATAAAGAATGGAAAAATGGTTTAAATCCTGTATTGCAAAAACTGATTGAAAAA from Thermoplasmatales archaeon includes these protein-coding regions:
- a CDS encoding tyrosine-type recombinase/integrase — its product is MAGFSSNLHCKLHFEPAACSLGGELGGLDLELDLYLKKISLKIESRRWLKNIEKILQDYLASQKNGISKERTINYLIKLKTKDDVETFRKKAFQIRKFLRYLKIDWADEIEIPKMKHYSARKITIDDIRNLINEMESKEYKGNKKIFRALILLGATSGLRAEELYKLNKDDIDLANRIVYVRAGNSKTKRHRISFFSREAQAVLRCYFKDVKGKPFFSGISKHFRKSKIRIMDLRKFFSQEWDRRNGNYFAKRILMGHSLRDVDAEHYAFMDENDLKKIYDEVMADLRICE
- a CDS encoding lamin tail domain-containing protein; translation: MSFSKIFILFIIFNFVYEASGSVLISEVYYYARPNRNNEYICIINSGEDEISLDGWYITIDPLKNFSEQNKIFLPSINMARGEKIYLTQNGTSFKMETGFEANYEWNDCSSLPDIKKYGNFALSNSGEIICLKDRYNNTVDVVVYGNASFNEGWNGKSIDGVKEGIVLRRKDNIDTNSSFEWEYNRTYIIGQSDFPPFKGKASKAKVFCSPDCSYSSIEKEIRNASKILLNLYLFTNPFLADLLEKSNADIKLLLDGNVIGGIPMEERYIAYNLNKKELVRYMMGNEKEGIYKRYEYNHAKYAVIDNSRVIIASANWGKSGVPVDASYGNREWGIIIEDEGIANFLSNVFEDDWNPSMQDSIKFDENSITHGRPPRDYSISYFIPEGYYSPKFSPLYVNSSFAYTVILSPDNSEEEIINLINSAEKRILVEQNYIDKEWKNGLNPVLQKLIEKNESGVEVRIILDHSYYEETKKKNEEIKNFLKNIEVKLSDDLPIHNKGIIVDDKVLISSINWGENSFRRNREVGIIIESAEISNYFEEVFWYDWNFKIEEKDKINYEFLLIPSLFIGTFILLYLYWRR